A genomic region of Dreissena polymorpha isolate Duluth1 chromosome 4, UMN_Dpol_1.0, whole genome shotgun sequence contains the following coding sequences:
- the LOC127876564 gene encoding alpha-crystallin B chain-like, which produces MFHRIGNNARPLVRKLNSCRSLCTKRNIPVNSPSSRDLWSDFFRGPRFVWHGPWRSPFREMEDMMRAVESVFQRMTPRAFDVYYTRPRDVPEGSPASEVSKLKYDNKVFELKLDVQNFAPNELEVKLAGDCLTVRGKHEQKADEHGFVSREFHRQFTVPAEVDADSFHSWVSDDGILTVRAVVKNAGEPPAKTIEIKTETKKADDKTGGSAD; this is translated from the exons ATGTTTCACAGAATTGGAAATAACGCTAGGCCACTTGTGCGAAAGTTGAATTCGTGCCGGTCGCTATGTACAAAGCGGAACATACCTGTCAACTCGCCGAGCAGCAGGGATCTCTGGTCGGACTTCTTCAGGGGACCCAGATTCGTTTGGCACGGACCGTGGCGCTCGCCCTTCCGGGAAATGGAGGATATGATGCGCGCTGTGGAGAGCGTGTTCCAGCGGATGACCCCGCGTGCGTTTGACGTCTACTACACTAGACCACGTGACGTGCCTGAGGGCTCGCCGGCCAGCGAGGTGTCCAAG cTGAAATACGACAACAAGGTTTTTGAGCTGAAACTTGATGTCCAGAATTTCGCGCCAAATGAACTTGAGGTGAAATTGGCGGGAGATTGCCTCACTGTGCGCGGGAAACACGAGCAGAAAGCAGACGAACACGGCTTTGTGTCTCGCGAGTTCCACCGACAATTCACGGTCCCAGCT GAGGTCGATGCTGACTCATTCCATTCGTGGGTGTCGGATGACGGAATCCTGACAGTCCGAGCTGTCGTGAAGAACGCCGGAGAACCGCCGGCGAAAACCATTGAGATCAAAACGGAAACTAAGAAAGCAGACGACAAGACCGGAGGCTCTGCTGATTGA